GATAAGCCTATCATAAAACATTTCTTCGGAAATAGTACCTTTAGAAAGTGTGTCAATAATATAATTTCCTGCATAAAAATCTCTAATGCAGCCCATAAATGTCATAACACCACCATCAGTTTTTCCCTCTTTAAACATTTGAATAAAAGTATCCATTGATAAATATTTAATACTTTCAATCCATTCTTCATTATAATCTCTCTCAAATTCTTCAAAGGTTTTTTCATTACCAAGTTCTGGTTTTATTACAGAATTATTTAATTCACTTAATGCTAAAGAAATTTTTACTGCCAATCTCCAATCGTCTTTAGTAGCTCCAGTATTAATTTCTACATCAAACTCATCTTGATTTGTTGTAATTGCAACACCTCTTGAAGAAAGTTGAGGAATATATAATTTTGAATATCCATGTAGTAATTCATTTGCATTAGCTCCAAATGATATATTCGTATTTTTAGGTAAATATTTGCTTTCTAATAACTGATTAAATGAAATATCTTGTTTTTTTTTCTATGTAGATATGGAAACTCATATTTTCTGGTTTTTTGTTTTTTACTACTGACGGTTTGGGGTTGTGATGATGACTTTTAATTTTAGTATCGGAAAATGATTATTGGTTGTAGTTTTTTATTTCAAGCTGATTTTTAATTCCATTTCATTCTTCATGTAAAGTAAGACTTCTGCATTTCCTTTTGCGTCATCAACAGGATTGTGGGTATGTTCTGTTTTTCTTAAATGCTTCCATTGCGCAAAGGTGTCTTTTACAAGCCCACAATATAAATCTGAAATTCTTCTTGATGAATACCCAAAAGGATTGCGCCCAATAAAATGATGGAAATACCAACAAATAAACATCCAGTCAAATCCATTATTATCACTAATAAATACTGGTCTACCTTTAGAATTATCTTTAATCCAATCTTCAAATTTTAACATTACTTCAGTAGGGTCATCAAATTCCAACGTTTCTTCGCGATTAAATCCTGAAATAGCAAGTGCATCGGGAAGCCATTTTTCGGAAATTGGTTTTAGTTTACCATAAAAGGTTTTATTCAGGTTTTCTTCCACGATTACAGCTCCAAAACATATCATTGAATAATCTCCCGGAATTGGGCCATCAGATTCTATATCTACTACTATATAACTCATAATATTGATGTAATTGTTATCTTATTTTATTGTTGAATTGAGTGGGGTTTGCGCATTGATTATAGTTTGTAACTTTGTGAGAGTGGTCTTTATAAAGTACCAAAGTTTAATTTAGTTTTGCCGAACTTATGCTTTCTGCAGCTATAATTTTTCTATATATTTTTCATATTCACTTTTCTCCAAGACTTCTTTTGCTGTCAATTTGTAAATATCTTTCCAAGAATTTTGTCCATTCTTTTCTACATACTTCGAAACGATTCTAAACCCTAACCAATAATTTAAAGATTTTGGAGCTTCGGGGAAAAGTTTATGTTTCTCATTTCTTAACAAAGGATTATTTCCAGATGAATCGGAAAAGTAAGATTTTGTTTTTGTAAAGATTTCTTTTTCGTTTTTAATAAACCAATTCCAATTTTCTTTTGTCATATTTTCAACAGCTTCATATTCTGGATTTTTTTTATCAAAGAAAATATAAGTAAAATAACAGGCAAATCCTTCATCGATGGTTTGGCTCAAAGCAGAACTTTTGTCTGAATCTTTGTTTCTGAAATTTTCGTAAACTAAGTGGTTCAACTCGTGTGGCAATCCTTTTTCTAAGGTGTAACTAATGTCGATAGATTTATTATTTAACTCTAACGCAAATTGTTGAGCATCGCATCCTCCAAAACCAATTCCTGTAATTGAAGTAAAAAGTATGCTTATTTTCGCATTAGGTTGATAAGGAACTAATCTATTAAATTTTTTAAGATTTGTCGTGATTAATTTATTAAGATTAATGCTTGTAATCGTTTTTGTTTTTTCTATAAATTCATTTTTGCTTTTCTCAAAAAGTGTTTTATTCCACTTTATCATTCCTTCTTTCGTGTTAAACCGGTTTGCATTTTCATCTCCAAAAATTTGAGCATAACAACTATCCCATAATTTTTGATGAGGTAAATAAACATTTTTCACAATCATTATAGAATCAAACTCATTGTTTCTATGTGCCAAAATTTGAGATTTAAACAAATTATGAATCGTAATATTTTGAATTTTGATACTGTCAGAAATTTTTTCAATTTTTTTATAATCAAAATCTGTATTTTGAGCTTTTGTAATTGTATAAGAAAGGAAAGTTAAAATTCCTAAAATTAAAGTAATTAATCTCATTTGATTATGGACGTTTTTTTTAAACTTAAGTTGCAGATAAAGTTTAGGGCCTGGCGAAGGCTGAGTTTTTAGCATTAAAGTTATACCGAATTACAACTGTTGAACTTTCCAGTTTCTCCCCACTATTGCAAAACACTTGCTAGTTGATGTTTTTTCTTTCTTCTTCGTCAAGTTTTATAATTAAATCGTAAAAGTCTTGGTATTGGTCTTGAAATTCTTCTGCTGTTTCGTGGTCCCATAGCACTATTGGGTAATTCTTGTCATCTTGATTTCTATTTGTGTCGAAGCAAAGAAGTCCCCAATCACTCCAATTAATAAAAGGAATATAGCCTTTGTCGATTAAGAATTCTCTAGGATAACCATTAAAAATCATTTCTGAAAGACTTGCTCTCCATATGTTTACAGGATGTTCGCAAAAAGAAGCTTCGGAAATTTGAAGTTCATAAAAGTGCTTATGTCTCAAAAAGTTTTTGTAATCACTTGGAAATTTATTTCCAATTCTATTTTCTATTTCCTCAATTTCAAAATCTGTTACTTTACTATCAATAGGAAGCCAAGTTCGCCATTCCTCATCTTTGTCTTGATTTGGGTCAGCCATTTCAAGTTCAACATCACTTGGCGTACTGTTAAGTTCGTTATCAACCCATTTTTTTAAATAGGAGTCAATTATATTTTTTATTGTCTGTTCTTTCATTGTTGTGTCCTTCTAAAATATCAGCTAACGTTTTCGGGTTTTGCGATAGTGAAGTAATTGAAGTATAAAAGTTGAGCTTTGTAGTTTTGCCTCATTACTGAAAAATCCTTCTTGCACGCATTTCTATTTTAGAT
The sequence above is a segment of the Chryseobacterium turcicum genome. Coding sequences within it:
- a CDS encoding SMI1/KNR4 family protein — its product is MKEQTIKNIIDSYLKKWVDNELNSTPSDVELEMADPNQDKDEEWRTWLPIDSKVTDFEIEEIENRIGNKFPSDYKNFLRHKHFYELQISEASFCEHPVNIWRASLSEMIFNGYPREFLIDKGYIPFINWSDWGLLCFDTNRNQDDKNYPIVLWDHETAEEFQDQYQDFYDLIIKLDEEERKNIN
- a CDS encoding 3'-5' exonuclease, which encodes MSYIVVDIESDGPIPGDYSMICFGAVIVEENLNKTFYGKLKPISEKWLPDALAISGFNREETLEFDDPTEVMLKFEDWIKDNSKGRPVFISDNNGFDWMFICWYFHHFIGRNPFGYSSRRISDLYCGLVKDTFAQWKHLRKTEHTHNPVDDAKGNAEVLLYMKNEMELKISLK
- a CDS encoding DUF2268 domain-containing putative Zn-dependent protease (predicted Zn-dependent protease with a strongly conserved HExxH motif), which gives rise to MRLITLILGILTFLSYTITKAQNTDFDYKKIEKISDSIKIQNITIHNLFKSQILAHRNNEFDSIMIVKNVYLPHQKLWDSCYAQIFGDENANRFNTKEGMIKWNKTLFEKSKNEFIEKTKTITSINLNKLITTNLKKFNRLVPYQPNAKISILFTSITGIGFGGCDAQQFALELNNKSIDISYTLEKGLPHELNHLVYENFRNKDSDKSSALSQTIDEGFACYFTYIFFDKKNPEYEAVENMTKENWNWFIKNEKEIFTKTKSYFSDSSGNNPLLRNEKHKLFPEAPKSLNYWLGFRIVSKYVEKNGQNSWKDIYKLTAKEVLEKSEYEKYIEKL